In the Parasteatoda tepidariorum isolate YZ-2023 chromosome 3, CAS_Ptep_4.0, whole genome shotgun sequence genome, one interval contains:
- the LOC107448429 gene encoding uncharacterized protein isoform X3, producing MGYLQLQVTYLVGKLVNMSSENKKDTEESESSVSEDESKSQSHGSEDKSKSGSEDKSKSGSEDESKSGSEDGTKSGSFLDVTVDLDETVTEPEDNDYTGALARVDISHDDLFFPSSPIGNPTQETQQELDRHSQNKYQFLENFYNENYKKLNDFEMMRSFLTDIMIENMPDLMHGIESPRLIGEGIKFIIDDLKQRFNKYKITIFDDEERELSNEEIMGKIKNLGKKANSLFTWYATEMTKINEENFILKDQNAKLKAYVHSLQKSNEEDESGGLYTGEKLRRFLYMSKRENQELNEVLNQVKDYNSQLWLLNAELRKDLVTGIAEKQILAAQLAQVLDVKKMFHEAVVSVLEKDEDSAEKPSKDSCRDMLQKWIHAMEDTFAETGERLHQTLSKLDQIRDDATQKETEIMEVKEQFEELDHQIDLLNQTLYMKKVNSRELETTIKYMSQRIQIDNKYSEDLRKIYEEYKKLHHVYMGRHRNLSSTTDSPVSSEEMSTSHPSTTGSSASSSKSHYSGVSHQVPDFDMDFPSQADRPGFDDSRAYRPQQSSQGSYHSPIIKGPIQQRGAYGTLESPVIKPRYIAHDTPVPTSETRAYGSEDFRTYDLLGRASPYAEEHYKKQRTSSRFRPEEAVDADFSPSPMIKGYVDPGTPSSDFTPSPIIKGYVDPGTPSTGSWKARHRTTESPNTLVKSMLLSSPGRKNPLKVDVEVDPKPLRKTASGDHFMCDISVNMQDVNKRLPWRETTPYRRRKMAKTYRYSPPPLTVAKSRRPRGIYTPKTAFRRQMIGRRDLFGEGYQSPEPPHGSGRWHDPNEYDLQGWERPERRLDQSIPWESPIIKPRYTQSPQSGSTLRGSSPRKPDALDWSPFSFGSPGATPYYQSDRLSEPTRKTKFVSPSGRPMRIFRPETPRSLQ from the exons atgggatacctgcaactGCAAGTGACGTATTTGGTAG GAAAATTAGTGAATATGTCGAGTGAGAATAAAAAGGATACAGAAGAGAGTGAATCATCTGTATCTGAGGATGAATCAAAATCTCAATCACACGGATCTGAGGATAAGTCAAAATCTGGATCGGAGGATAAGTCAAAGTCTGGATCAGAGGATGAGTCAAAATCTGGATCTGAGGATGGGACGAAATCTGGATCATTTCTTGACGTTACAGTGGACTTGGACGAAACTGTGACCGAGCCCGAAGATAATGACTATACAGGAGCCCTTGCTAGAGTAGACATTTCACATgatgatcttttttttcctagttCGCCTATTGGTAATCCGACGCAGGAAACACAGCAAGAATTGGATAGACATTCTCAAAACAAATATCAGTTTTTG gaaaatttttataacgagaattataaaaaattgaatgattttgAAATGATGCGCTCTTTTTTGACGGACATAATGATAGAAAATATGCCAGATTTGATGCATGGAATTGAAAGTCCCCGTTTGATTGGTGAAGGAATCAAGTTTATTATTGATGATCTTAAGCAAAGATTTAACAAG tacaaaattacaatttttgatgATGAAGAAAGAGAACTTAGTAATGAAGAAATaatgggaaaaattaaaaatcttggaaaaaa GGCAAATTCTCTTTTTACCTGGTATGCAACAGAAATGAcgaaaattaatgaagaaaattttattctcaaagatcaaaatgcaaaattgaaagCTTATGTCCATTCTTTGCA AAAGAGTAATGAAGAAGATGAATCTGGTGGTCTTTATACTGGG GAAAAATTGCGGAGATTTTTGTACATGTCAAAGAGAGAGAACCAGGAATTGAACGAAGTTTTGAATCAAGTGAAGGACTATAATTCACAATTGTGGCTACTAAATGCTGAATTAAGAAAAGATCTTGTTACTGGCATCGCAGAAAAGCAGATATTAGCTGCGCAACTTGCTCAAGTtctagatgtaaaaaaaatgttccatgAAGCTGTTGTATCCGTGTTGGAAAAAGATGAAGATTCTGCAGAGAAG CCATCGAAAGATTCTTGCCGTGATATGCTTCAGAAATGGATTCATGCAATGGAAGATACTTTTGCAGAAACTGGAGAAAGATTGCACCAAACTCTCTCGAAACTTGACCAAATCAGAGATGACGCAACACAGAAAGAGACTGAAATTATGGAGGTCAAGGAGCAATTCGAGGAGCTAGATCATCAG ATAGATCTACTTAATCAGACTTTGTATATGAAAAAAGTGAATTCAAGGGaattagaaacaacaattaaGTACATGAGTCAAAGAATACAAATAGACAACAAATATAGTGAGGAtctcagaaaaatttatgaagaatataaaaaacTCCATCATGTGTATATGGGGCGTCACAGAAACTTAAGTTCAACTACAGATTCCCCTGTTTCATCGGAAGAAATGTCTACAAGCCATCCCAGTACAACTGGTTCAAGTGCTTCAAGCTCAAAAAGTCATTATTCTGGTGTCTCACATCAGGTGCCAGATTTTGACATGGATTTTCCTAGTCAAGCAGATAGGCCTGGATTTGACGATTCCAGAGCCTATAGACCTCAGCAGTCTTCACAGGGTTCCTATCACTCACCAATAATAAAAGGTCCTATACAGCAAAGAGGTGCTTATGGAACTCTTGAATCACCTGTAATTAAACCCCGGTATATTGCTCATGACACACCGGTCCCTACAAGTGAAACCCGTGCATATGGATCTGAAGATTTCAGAACGTATGATCTTCTTGGCAGAGCGAGTCCTTATGCCGAGgaacattataaaaaacaaagaacatCAAGCCGATTTAGGCcagaagaagcggttgatgctgATTTTTCCCCATCACCAATGATAAAGGGTTACGTAGATCCTGGTACACCGAGTTCTGATTTCACCCCATCACCAATAATAAAAG GTTACGTAGATCCTGGTACACCAAGTACTGGTAGTTGGAAAGCTAGACATAGAACAACGGAATCACCTAATACTCTCGTCAAATCTATGCTCCTTAGCAGCCCAGGAAGGAAAAATCCACTGAAGGTTGACGTTGAAGTAGATCCTAAACCTCTCAGAAAAACAGCCAGTGGAGATCATTTCATGTGTGACATTTCTGTTAATATGCAAGACGTAAATAAACGGTTGCCATGGAGAGAAACAACACCTTATCGAAGGAGGAAAATGGCTAAAACTTATCGTTATTCACCACCACCACTTACAGTTGCGAAGTCTAGACGTCCACGTGGTATATATACTCCAAAAACTGCGTTTCGTAGACAAATGATTGGCAGAAGAGATCTTTTTGGAGAAGGATATCAGAGCCCCGAACCTCCGCATGGATCTGGAAGATGGCATGATCCTAATGAATATGATCTACAAGGATGGGAAAGACCAGAACGCAGGTTAGATCAGTCTATACCATGGGAATCACCTATCATCAAACCGAGATACACGCAGTCTCCTCAATCAGGTTCAACATTACGTGGATCCAGCCCTAGAAAACCAGATGCGTTAGATTGGAGCCCATTCAGTTTTGGGAGTCCTGGTGCTACTCCTTATTATCAATCTGATAGGTTATCTGAACCAACAAGAAAAACGAAATTTGTTTCTCCATCTGGAAGACCGATGCGAATTTTCCGACCGGAAACCCCTCGCTCATTACAGTGA
- the LOC107448429 gene encoding uncharacterized protein isoform X2: protein MSSENKKDTEESESSVSEDESKSQSHGSEDKSKSGSEDKSKSGSEDESKSGSEDGTKSGSFLDVTVDLDETVTEPEDNDYTGALARVDISHDDLFFPSSPIGNPTQETQQELDRHSQNKYQFLENFYNENYKKLNDFEMMRSFLTDIMIENMPDLMHGIESPRLIGEGIKFIIDDLKQRFNKYKITIFDDEERELSNEEIMGKIKNLGKKANSLFTWYATEMTKINEENFILKDQNAKLKAYVHSLQKSNEEDESGGLYTGEKLRRFLYMSKRENQELNEVLNQVKDYNSQLWLLNAELRKDLVTGIAEKQILAAQLAQVLDVKKMFHEAVVSVLEKDEDSAEKPSKDSCRDMLQKWIHAMEDTFAETGERLHQTLSKLDQIRDDATQKETEIMEVKEQFEELDHQIDLLNQTLYMKKVNSRELETTIKYMSQRIQIDNKYSEDLRKIYEEYKKLHHVYMGRHRNLSSTTDSPVSSEEMSTSHPSTTGSSASSSKSHYSGVSHQVPDFDMDFPSQADRPGFDDSRAYRPQQSSQGSYHSPIIKGPIQQRGAYGTLESPVIKPRYIAHDTPVPTSETRAYGSEDFRTYDLLGRASPYAEEHYKKQRTSSRFRPEEAVDADFSPSPMIKGYVDPGTPSSDFTPSPIIKGYVDPGTSSSDFSPSPIIKGYVDPGTSSSDFSQSPIIKGYVDPGTPSTGSWKARHRTTESPNTLVKSMLLSSPGRKNPLKVDVEVDPKPLRKTASGDHFMCDISVNMQDVNKRLPWRETTPYRRRKMAKTYRYSPPPLTVAKSRRPRGIYTPKTAFRRQMIGRRDLFGEGYQSPEPPHGSGRWHDPNEYDLQGWERPERRLDQSIPWESPIIKPRYTQSPQSGSTLRGSSPRKPDALDWSPFSFGSPGATPYYQSDRLSEPTRKTKFVSPSGRPMRIFRPETPRSLQ, encoded by the exons ATGTCGAGTGAGAATAAAAAGGATACAGAAGAGAGTGAATCATCTGTATCTGAGGATGAATCAAAATCTCAATCACACGGATCTGAGGATAAGTCAAAATCTGGATCGGAGGATAAGTCAAAGTCTGGATCAGAGGATGAGTCAAAATCTGGATCTGAGGATGGGACGAAATCTGGATCATTTCTTGACGTTACAGTGGACTTGGACGAAACTGTGACCGAGCCCGAAGATAATGACTATACAGGAGCCCTTGCTAGAGTAGACATTTCACATgatgatcttttttttcctagttCGCCTATTGGTAATCCGACGCAGGAAACACAGCAAGAATTGGATAGACATTCTCAAAACAAATATCAGTTTTTG gaaaatttttataacgagaattataaaaaattgaatgattttgAAATGATGCGCTCTTTTTTGACGGACATAATGATAGAAAATATGCCAGATTTGATGCATGGAATTGAAAGTCCCCGTTTGATTGGTGAAGGAATCAAGTTTATTATTGATGATCTTAAGCAAAGATTTAACAAG tacaaaattacaatttttgatgATGAAGAAAGAGAACTTAGTAATGAAGAAATaatgggaaaaattaaaaatcttggaaaaaa GGCAAATTCTCTTTTTACCTGGTATGCAACAGAAATGAcgaaaattaatgaagaaaattttattctcaaagatcaaaatgcaaaattgaaagCTTATGTCCATTCTTTGCA AAAGAGTAATGAAGAAGATGAATCTGGTGGTCTTTATACTGGG GAAAAATTGCGGAGATTTTTGTACATGTCAAAGAGAGAGAACCAGGAATTGAACGAAGTTTTGAATCAAGTGAAGGACTATAATTCACAATTGTGGCTACTAAATGCTGAATTAAGAAAAGATCTTGTTACTGGCATCGCAGAAAAGCAGATATTAGCTGCGCAACTTGCTCAAGTtctagatgtaaaaaaaatgttccatgAAGCTGTTGTATCCGTGTTGGAAAAAGATGAAGATTCTGCAGAGAAG CCATCGAAAGATTCTTGCCGTGATATGCTTCAGAAATGGATTCATGCAATGGAAGATACTTTTGCAGAAACTGGAGAAAGATTGCACCAAACTCTCTCGAAACTTGACCAAATCAGAGATGACGCAACACAGAAAGAGACTGAAATTATGGAGGTCAAGGAGCAATTCGAGGAGCTAGATCATCAG ATAGATCTACTTAATCAGACTTTGTATATGAAAAAAGTGAATTCAAGGGaattagaaacaacaattaaGTACATGAGTCAAAGAATACAAATAGACAACAAATATAGTGAGGAtctcagaaaaatttatgaagaatataaaaaacTCCATCATGTGTATATGGGGCGTCACAGAAACTTAAGTTCAACTACAGATTCCCCTGTTTCATCGGAAGAAATGTCTACAAGCCATCCCAGTACAACTGGTTCAAGTGCTTCAAGCTCAAAAAGTCATTATTCTGGTGTCTCACATCAGGTGCCAGATTTTGACATGGATTTTCCTAGTCAAGCAGATAGGCCTGGATTTGACGATTCCAGAGCCTATAGACCTCAGCAGTCTTCACAGGGTTCCTATCACTCACCAATAATAAAAGGTCCTATACAGCAAAGAGGTGCTTATGGAACTCTTGAATCACCTGTAATTAAACCCCGGTATATTGCTCATGACACACCGGTCCCTACAAGTGAAACCCGTGCATATGGATCTGAAGATTTCAGAACGTATGATCTTCTTGGCAGAGCGAGTCCTTATGCCGAGgaacattataaaaaacaaagaacatCAAGCCGATTTAGGCcagaagaagcggttgatgctgATTTTTCCCCATCACCAATGATAAAGGGTTACGTAGATCCTGGTACACCGAGTTCTGATTTCACCCCATCACCAATAATAAAAGGTTACGTAGATCCTGGTACATCAAGTTCTGATTTTTCCCCATCACCTATAATAAAAGGTTACGTAGATCCTGGTACATCAAGTTCTGATTTTTCCCAATCACCCATAATAAAAGGTTACGTAGATCCTGGTACACCAAGTACTGGTAGTTGGAAAGCTAGACATAGAACAACGGAATCACCTAATACTCTCGTCAAATCTATGCTCCTTAGCAGCCCAGGAAGGAAAAATCCACTGAAGGTTGACGTTGAAGTAGATCCTAAACCTCTCAGAAAAACAGCCAGTGGAGATCATTTCATGTGTGACATTTCTGTTAATATGCAAGACGTAAATAAACGGTTGCCATGGAGAGAAACAACACCTTATCGAAGGAGGAAAATGGCTAAAACTTATCGTTATTCACCACCACCACTTACAGTTGCGAAGTCTAGACGTCCACGTGGTATATATACTCCAAAAACTGCGTTTCGTAGACAAATGATTGGCAGAAGAGATCTTTTTGGAGAAGGATATCAGAGCCCCGAACCTCCGCATGGATCTGGAAGATGGCATGATCCTAATGAATATGATCTACAAGGATGGGAAAGACCAGAACGCAGGTTAGATCAGTCTATACCATGGGAATCACCTATCATCAAACCGAGATACACGCAGTCTCCTCAATCAGGTTCAACATTACGTGGATCCAGCCCTAGAAAACCAGATGCGTTAGATTGGAGCCCATTCAGTTTTGGGAGTCCTGGTGCTACTCCTTATTATCAATCTGATAGGTTATCTGAACCAACAAGAAAAACGAAATTTGTTTCTCCATCTGGAAGACCGATGCGAATTTTCCGACCGGAAACCCCTCGCTCATTACAGTGA
- the LOC139425218 gene encoding uncharacterized protein, giving the protein MSSESEPSEENTGDEKEKGIKRATISKIEIKPINYSGSSNAHQGNNTKSKEIVSNDSLEPYKFKKFVDYGTSNPSYQPGVKKFDHFRTSYPPESPIKQKRIIGDDRFSPADVFNFNDATTRDYRYSYQPKIKDQLKTLKSSSPAKKTDFERMPSTSTSFRTRLDIGTGFNMRIMSNGTDNLNQLTTLRSDAPSLKTPRIADAPFNITQRTILTIKPKLKKSPQKATKTSPTTPQLSYGTYGWARIPRNEAQMSSRFKQSPTKEHSKKKTTPTPIRRLRNIQTYRESPPPITVARERRPHGIFSPKSVYKRQFLSRRNLFGDGNDSPESSWGSGTWHDIHEHGFSGQMSPVERSDHSLPWETSDQTEQTIFHPPSVQSPQSRQMKNSARSRRVRKESPMSPISTSSPYSSSMETSPEELDWSGLFSPDSPEIHSQGSLEPSGSRYVIQSEGTKRYFQPSKGFIPSTL; this is encoded by the coding sequence ATGTCAAGCGAGTCAGAACCCAGTGAAGAAAACACTGgtgatgaaaaagaaaaaggtattaaaagggctactatttcaaaaattgaaattaaacctATTAATTATTCTGGATCATCAAATGCCCATCAAGGGAATAATACTAAATCTaaagaaattgtttcaaatgattCTCTGGaaccatataaatttaaaaaatttgtagattATGGCACATCAAACCCGTCTTATCAACCTGGTGTGAAAAAGTTTGACCATTTCAGGACATCCTATCCACCCGAGTCtccaataaaacaaaaaagaatcattGGTGATGATAGATTCAGTCCCGcagatgtatttaattttaatgatgccACAACGCGAGATTATCGTTACTCATACCAACCAAAAATTAAGGATCAGctaaaaactttgaaatcatCGAGTCCTGCaaagaaaactgattttgaaaGGATGCCTTCTACATCAACAAGCTTTCGAACTAGATTAGATATTGGGACAGGATTTAACATGAGAATAATGTCCAATGGAACAGACAATTTAAACCAACTTACTACCTTAAGAAGTGATGCTCCTTCACTGAAAACTCCTCGCATAGCAGATGCGCCATTTAATATTACTCAAAGAACAATACTAACAATTAaaccgaaattaaaaaaatctcctcAAAAAGCTACAAAGACATCTCCTACAACACCACAGTTATCCTATGGTACTTATGGTTGGGCACGTATCCCACGCAATGAAGCGCAAATGTCTTCAAGATTTAAACAATCACCAACGAAAGAacattctaaaaagaaaactactCCGACACCTATTAGAAGGCTGAGAAATATTCAAACTTACCGAGAATCACCGCCTCCGATAACAGTTGCAAGAGAAAGAAGACCGCATGGAATATTTTCCCCGAAAAGTGTATacaaaagacaatttttaagtaGAAGAAATCTTTTTGGTGACGGTAACGACAGTCCGGAATCTTCATGGGGATCTGGTACATGGCATGATATTCATGAGCATGGGTTTTCTGGTCAGATGTCACCAGTTGAAAGATCCGATCATTCCTTACCATGGGAGACCTCTGATCAGACAGAACAAACTATTTTCCATCCTCCATCTGTTCAATCGCCTCAATCACGACAAATGAAGAATTCTGCAAGGTCACGTCGAGTGAGAAAAGAAAGCCCTATGTCACCAATTTCAACAAGTTCTCCTTATTCTTCGTCAATGGAAACTTCTCCAGAAGAGTTAGACTGGAGCGGATTATTTAGTCCCGATTCTCCTGAGATTCACTCTCAAGGATCACTTGAACCAAGTGGATCAAGATATGTTATTCAATCCGAGGGAACAAAGCGGTATTTTCAGCCAAGTAAAGGATTCATTCCAAGTACTTTATGA
- the LOC107448429 gene encoding uncharacterized protein isoform X1 — translation MGYLQLQVTYLVGKLVNMSSENKKDTEESESSVSEDESKSQSHGSEDKSKSGSEDKSKSGSEDESKSGSEDGTKSGSFLDVTVDLDETVTEPEDNDYTGALARVDISHDDLFFPSSPIGNPTQETQQELDRHSQNKYQFLENFYNENYKKLNDFEMMRSFLTDIMIENMPDLMHGIESPRLIGEGIKFIIDDLKQRFNKYKITIFDDEERELSNEEIMGKIKNLGKKANSLFTWYATEMTKINEENFILKDQNAKLKAYVHSLQKSNEEDESGGLYTGEKLRRFLYMSKRENQELNEVLNQVKDYNSQLWLLNAELRKDLVTGIAEKQILAAQLAQVLDVKKMFHEAVVSVLEKDEDSAEKPSKDSCRDMLQKWIHAMEDTFAETGERLHQTLSKLDQIRDDATQKETEIMEVKEQFEELDHQIDLLNQTLYMKKVNSRELETTIKYMSQRIQIDNKYSEDLRKIYEEYKKLHHVYMGRHRNLSSTTDSPVSSEEMSTSHPSTTGSSASSSKSHYSGVSHQVPDFDMDFPSQADRPGFDDSRAYRPQQSSQGSYHSPIIKGPIQQRGAYGTLESPVIKPRYIAHDTPVPTSETRAYGSEDFRTYDLLGRASPYAEEHYKKQRTSSRFRPEEAVDADFSPSPMIKGYVDPGTPSSDFTPSPIIKGYVDPGTSSSDFSPSPIIKGYVDPGTSSSDFSQSPIIKGYVDPGTPSTGSWKARHRTTESPNTLVKSMLLSSPGRKNPLKVDVEVDPKPLRKTASGDHFMCDISVNMQDVNKRLPWRETTPYRRRKMAKTYRYSPPPLTVAKSRRPRGIYTPKTAFRRQMIGRRDLFGEGYQSPEPPHGSGRWHDPNEYDLQGWERPERRLDQSIPWESPIIKPRYTQSPQSGSTLRGSSPRKPDALDWSPFSFGSPGATPYYQSDRLSEPTRKTKFVSPSGRPMRIFRPETPRSLQ, via the exons atgggatacctgcaactGCAAGTGACGTATTTGGTAG GAAAATTAGTGAATATGTCGAGTGAGAATAAAAAGGATACAGAAGAGAGTGAATCATCTGTATCTGAGGATGAATCAAAATCTCAATCACACGGATCTGAGGATAAGTCAAAATCTGGATCGGAGGATAAGTCAAAGTCTGGATCAGAGGATGAGTCAAAATCTGGATCTGAGGATGGGACGAAATCTGGATCATTTCTTGACGTTACAGTGGACTTGGACGAAACTGTGACCGAGCCCGAAGATAATGACTATACAGGAGCCCTTGCTAGAGTAGACATTTCACATgatgatcttttttttcctagttCGCCTATTGGTAATCCGACGCAGGAAACACAGCAAGAATTGGATAGACATTCTCAAAACAAATATCAGTTTTTG gaaaatttttataacgagaattataaaaaattgaatgattttgAAATGATGCGCTCTTTTTTGACGGACATAATGATAGAAAATATGCCAGATTTGATGCATGGAATTGAAAGTCCCCGTTTGATTGGTGAAGGAATCAAGTTTATTATTGATGATCTTAAGCAAAGATTTAACAAG tacaaaattacaatttttgatgATGAAGAAAGAGAACTTAGTAATGAAGAAATaatgggaaaaattaaaaatcttggaaaaaa GGCAAATTCTCTTTTTACCTGGTATGCAACAGAAATGAcgaaaattaatgaagaaaattttattctcaaagatcaaaatgcaaaattgaaagCTTATGTCCATTCTTTGCA AAAGAGTAATGAAGAAGATGAATCTGGTGGTCTTTATACTGGG GAAAAATTGCGGAGATTTTTGTACATGTCAAAGAGAGAGAACCAGGAATTGAACGAAGTTTTGAATCAAGTGAAGGACTATAATTCACAATTGTGGCTACTAAATGCTGAATTAAGAAAAGATCTTGTTACTGGCATCGCAGAAAAGCAGATATTAGCTGCGCAACTTGCTCAAGTtctagatgtaaaaaaaatgttccatgAAGCTGTTGTATCCGTGTTGGAAAAAGATGAAGATTCTGCAGAGAAG CCATCGAAAGATTCTTGCCGTGATATGCTTCAGAAATGGATTCATGCAATGGAAGATACTTTTGCAGAAACTGGAGAAAGATTGCACCAAACTCTCTCGAAACTTGACCAAATCAGAGATGACGCAACACAGAAAGAGACTGAAATTATGGAGGTCAAGGAGCAATTCGAGGAGCTAGATCATCAG ATAGATCTACTTAATCAGACTTTGTATATGAAAAAAGTGAATTCAAGGGaattagaaacaacaattaaGTACATGAGTCAAAGAATACAAATAGACAACAAATATAGTGAGGAtctcagaaaaatttatgaagaatataaaaaacTCCATCATGTGTATATGGGGCGTCACAGAAACTTAAGTTCAACTACAGATTCCCCTGTTTCATCGGAAGAAATGTCTACAAGCCATCCCAGTACAACTGGTTCAAGTGCTTCAAGCTCAAAAAGTCATTATTCTGGTGTCTCACATCAGGTGCCAGATTTTGACATGGATTTTCCTAGTCAAGCAGATAGGCCTGGATTTGACGATTCCAGAGCCTATAGACCTCAGCAGTCTTCACAGGGTTCCTATCACTCACCAATAATAAAAGGTCCTATACAGCAAAGAGGTGCTTATGGAACTCTTGAATCACCTGTAATTAAACCCCGGTATATTGCTCATGACACACCGGTCCCTACAAGTGAAACCCGTGCATATGGATCTGAAGATTTCAGAACGTATGATCTTCTTGGCAGAGCGAGTCCTTATGCCGAGgaacattataaaaaacaaagaacatCAAGCCGATTTAGGCcagaagaagcggttgatgctgATTTTTCCCCATCACCAATGATAAAGGGTTACGTAGATCCTGGTACACCGAGTTCTGATTTCACCCCATCACCAATAATAAAAGGTTACGTAGATCCTGGTACATCAAGTTCTGATTTTTCCCCATCACCTATAATAAAAGGTTACGTAGATCCTGGTACATCAAGTTCTGATTTTTCCCAATCACCCATAATAAAAGGTTACGTAGATCCTGGTACACCAAGTACTGGTAGTTGGAAAGCTAGACATAGAACAACGGAATCACCTAATACTCTCGTCAAATCTATGCTCCTTAGCAGCCCAGGAAGGAAAAATCCACTGAAGGTTGACGTTGAAGTAGATCCTAAACCTCTCAGAAAAACAGCCAGTGGAGATCATTTCATGTGTGACATTTCTGTTAATATGCAAGACGTAAATAAACGGTTGCCATGGAGAGAAACAACACCTTATCGAAGGAGGAAAATGGCTAAAACTTATCGTTATTCACCACCACCACTTACAGTTGCGAAGTCTAGACGTCCACGTGGTATATATACTCCAAAAACTGCGTTTCGTAGACAAATGATTGGCAGAAGAGATCTTTTTGGAGAAGGATATCAGAGCCCCGAACCTCCGCATGGATCTGGAAGATGGCATGATCCTAATGAATATGATCTACAAGGATGGGAAAGACCAGAACGCAGGTTAGATCAGTCTATACCATGGGAATCACCTATCATCAAACCGAGATACACGCAGTCTCCTCAATCAGGTTCAACATTACGTGGATCCAGCCCTAGAAAACCAGATGCGTTAGATTGGAGCCCATTCAGTTTTGGGAGTCCTGGTGCTACTCCTTATTATCAATCTGATAGGTTATCTGAACCAACAAGAAAAACGAAATTTGTTTCTCCATCTGGAAGACCGATGCGAATTTTCCGACCGGAAACCCCTCGCTCATTACAGTGA